The genomic region AAGTATTATGAAAAGTCTGGTGCCCTTAAAGATATGTTTCAGAATCATATGCTTCAATTGTTGACACTTATTGCTATGGAACCACCTGTGTCTTTGAATACAGAGGATATAAGGGATGAGAAGGTTAAGGTTCTTAAAGCTATGCCAAAGATTGATGAAAAATTTGTTAGAGAAAATATTGTTAGAGGTCAATATATTGAAGATAGTAAAGGTACTTTAAAGGGATATAGGTCAGAGCAAGATGTATCCAAAGATTCTATGATTGAAACATTTGTTGCTATAAAATGTTTTATTAATAATTATAGGTGGACAGGTGTCCCTTTTTATATAAGAACAGGGAAAAGACTTAGCAAGAAAATAACAGAGGTTGTTATTGAGTTTAAGAATGCGCCATTTGTTTTATATAATGAAGATAATAAGTTACAACCAAATCTTCTTGTTATAAGGATACAACCGGATGAAAGAATATTTCTTAATTTGAGTGTAAAAAAACCTGGAAATGAAAATGAGATTATACCGATTCAAATGGATTTTTGTCAGAATTGTCACTCTCTTATTTCTACAGAGGCATATGAAAAGCTAATGTATGATGCTATAAGAGGAGAATCTACTTTGTTTACAAGATGGGATGAAACAGAATTTTCTTGGAAGTACGTTGAGAAAATATTTGAGATATGGGACAACAATAAGGATATTCCTTTATATAATTATCACTCTTTGAGTGATGGACCTTGTGAAATAAATAAATTATTGCATAAAGAAAATATGAAATGGTGGGATATTTAAATGAGAATACATGATATATCAGCTTTAATTCATCCTGATATGATTGTTTATAAAAATAAGGAAGACAAGAAACCTATAATTACAGTTGTTAGTGATTATAATATGGGAACTAGTTATGAAAGTAGAGCTCTTTTAGATATGCATGTTGGCACTCACATGGATGCTCCTCTTCACATGATTGAGGGCGGAGATAGTATTGAAAATCAAGATTTATATAAATGTGTTACTGATTGCAAAGTTTTTGATTTATCTCATGTTGAAGAGAAAATTGAGATGAAAGATATAGAGAAATACAATATTTCTGAAAATGATTTTATAATTTTTAAAACTAGAAATTCTTTGGCTACGGAATTTGATTTTAAGTTTGTATTTATATCAACAGAGGTAAGCGAATTTCTCGCAGAGAAAAAGATTAAGGGCGTTGGAATTGATGCATTGAGTGTTGAAAGGGATCAACCTAATCATGAAACCCATGAGGCTTTTCTTAAAGAGGGTATTGCTGTTCTTGAAGGATTAAATCTTAAAGATATTATTGAGGGAGAGTAT from Candidatus Arthromitus sp. SFB-mouse-Japan harbors:
- the zwf gene encoding glucose-6-phosphate dehydrogenase, encoding MDQISINEPNIFVIFGATGDLTYRKLVPAIYNLYIQNLLPEKFNFVCIGRRDFSQEDYRNNVKKSLGEFSKRTFTEENFKKFSGIFEYLKLDFVEDKEYRSLKDLIKSMCVKHGYNENILYYMAVSPEYFSIIVDRLRLNDLADSTRGIKRVIIEKPFGENLTSARELNEKMTKTFTEKEIYRIDHYLGKEMSQNIMAIRFANPILEFIWNNRYIDNIQITSNESLGVLTRGKYYEKSGALKDMFQNHMLQLLTLIAMEPPVSLNTEDIRDEKVKVLKAMPKIDEKFVRENIVRGQYIEDSKGTLKGYRSEQDVSKDSMIETFVAIKCFINNYRWTGVPFYIRTGKRLSKKITEVVIEFKNAPFVLYNEDNKLQPNLLVIRIQPDERIFLNLSVKKPGNENEIIPIQMDFCQNCHSLISTEAYEKLMYDAIRGESTLFTRWDETEFSWKYVEKIFEIWDNNKDIPLYNYHSLSDGPCEINKLLHKENMKWWDI
- a CDS encoding cyclase family protein, translated to MRIHDISALIHPDMIVYKNKEDKKPIITVVSDYNMGTSYESRALLDMHVGTHMDAPLHMIEGGDSIENQDLYKCVTDCKVFDLSHVEEKIEMKDIEKYNISENDFIIFKTRNSLATEFDFKFVFISTEVSEFLAEKKIKGVGIDALSVERDQPNHETHEAFLKEGIAVLEGLNLKDIIEGEYFLVALPLKIKGAEGAPSRAILIER